A region from the Lolium perenne isolate Kyuss_39 chromosome 4, Kyuss_2.0, whole genome shotgun sequence genome encodes:
- the LOC127294393 gene encoding uncharacterized protein codes for MSMEAQNLRFVRCPKCLQLLVEYPTIPVYQCGGCGTVLRAKNRGPPVTRPDPVSGEQNSSPCSLEGSIQTSKSISSDEQKVVSACAQPSDNVVEGSISTVSKDDISCENVNPERTLSIGESATSDKVGGEENCCLVDGNAPNPEFMIKEADDNGTAADSCLKLVENVQNVEASENGNREKGYSMGDASVGSEVAAVHSMESEELADSSNNMGGEVESMDEQKLSASNETMNCHEVVVTNKLYKEDEAKFKNMLSQREDRPQPYEGLLIESYEDLIEELERSLSLSDDEEEFSDVADNNGLNDALHNQIGSRRFLSAGKMNDDPRSDPHGRLIEELEMSFSDAEEPLEHHVRIADKDNQDKARGKEHDKDPQFLVNETANTCEGSMSSTDGKHIQSEQNFELNELIADGTKEKEEGWPGDDNKIDYVHGNELVVLTNKDIPDIIHENEHDKDPLYRDTESANPCEGSISSFGDERLKFGQHFQENELTTDGPKENEDVCIDDDNKISCFHANELTVVTNKDIAERIHENEHDNKNDSVHGIEHVVLTSKDSPDIIHENEHDKDPQYPETESAKLCEGSISSIGDGHLKSGQNFQQNELTTDGLKEKEDSCIQDDNKVNFFHANEHVVVTNKDTAERYHEDEHDMSMINPHYLGAESANLGEGGISSFSDGHIKSGESFEQHKLTSDVTEEKKDTEDDNMNIGVQADKPVDVAGFSRLPNERIHCKSPSFVKKKEEISCRYRASLLRQGLSLDSEDFKSIQNFIESQMDGTSSSLSSGSPSQGDLVLKTSNKFKTVDQLERLKKMDGLRDQLNRLSIQKSLEKRYQNKDLEYQPQQLRNYDAEQQFRSIDADSNPSSCTLDSYYGHRKPPMYPPPNPYSPAHSYAHSHYGHAQAHIPHNFDAWEFNSYYQSSQAGSSILDHDSLKSSFKEQKRVVRKHILRPLSGASPYTVCNSCFYLVQMPSDVYISKGKIGKMQCGKCSRVIVLSVPAVDHADANISKEATQKSSKVDGRIVARTESASYNVGISEDYGASFTRSLSTRAGRALAVTESSKKVSDSALHLLMGYDSASQLLRHSRAFERHSRAFDDGYESFESMVPVSNRVSRRKNM; via the exons ATGTCCATGGAAGCTCAAAATCTTCGGTTTGTCAGGTGCCCGAAATGCCTCCAGCTGCTCGTGGAGTACCCGACCATTCCGGTTTACCAATGCGGCGGCTGCGGGACTGTTCTTAGAG CGAAAAATCGAGGCCCGCCGGTAACTCGTCCTGATCCGGTATCCGGTGAACAGAACAGTTCTCCATGCAGTTTGGAAGGATCCATTCAGACTAGCAAGTCCATTTCTTCAGATGAACAGAAGGTTGTTTCTGCTTGTGCACAGCCTAGTGATAATGTGGTGGAGGGAAGTATTTCTACTGTCAGTAAGGATGACATCTCCTGCGAGAATGTTAATCCAGAAAGAACTCTGTCCATTGGAGAGAGTGCAACATCTGACAAGGTTGGTGGTGAGGAGAACTGTTGCCTTGTTGATGGCAATGCCCCAAACCCTGAGTTTATGATCAAAGAGGCAGATGATAACGGTACTGCAGCTGATTCTTGTCTGAAGCTGGTCGAAAATGTACAGAATGTTGAAGCAAGTGAAAATGGAAACAGGGAAAAGGGATACAGTATGGGTGATGCTAGTGTTGGCAGCGAAGTTGCTGCTGTCCATAGCATGGAAAGTGAGGAATTAGCAGATTCTAGCAATAACATGGGAGGAGAAGTAGAGAGCATGGATGAGCAAAAGTTATCTGCTAGCAATGAAACTATGAACTGCCATGAGGTGGTTGTGACAAACAAACTGTACAAGGAAGATGAGGCAAAATTCAAGAACATGCTGTCTCAGAGAGAGGATAGGCCTCAACCATATGAGGGTTTACTTATTGAATCTTATGAAGATCTGATTGAAGAATTGGAGAGGTCTCTATCCttaagtgatgatgaggaagaatttTCGGATGTAGCAGATAACAATGGGCTCAATGATGCTCTGCATAACCAAATTGGTAGCCGAAGGTTTTTGTCAGCGGGCAAAATGAATGATGATCCTCGGAGTGATCCTCATGGCCGATTGATTGAAGAACTGGAAATGTCTTTTAGTGATGCAGAGGAACCATTAGAACATCATGTCAGGATTGCAGACAAAGATAATCAAGATAAAGCTCGTGGGAAGGAGCATGATAAGGATCCACAATTCCTGGTTAATGAAACTGCCAATACATGTGAAGGAAGTATGTCTTCCACTGATGGCAAACATATACAATCTGAACAAAATTTTGAACTGAACGAGCTAATAGCTGATGGCACTAAAGAAAAAGAAGAGGGTTGGCCTGGAGATGATAATAAGATCGACTATGTTCATGGGAATGAGCTTGTCGTGCTTACAAACAAAGACATTCCAGACATAATTCATGAGAATGAGCATGATAAGGATCCACTGTACCGGGACACTGAAAGTGCAAATCCATGTGAAGGAAGCATCTCTTCTTTCGGTGATGAACGTCTCAAATTTGGACAACATTTCCAAGAAAATGAGTTAACAACTGATGGCCCAAAAGAGAATGAAGATGTTTGTATTGATGATGATAATAAGATCAGCTGCTTTCATGCGAATGAGCTTACCGTGGTCACAAACAAGGACATTGCAGAAAGAATTCATGAGAATGAGCATGATAATAAGAACGACAGTGTTCATGGGATTGAGCATGTCGTCCTTACAAGCAAAGACAGCCCAGACATAATTCATGAGAATGAGCATGATAAGGATCCACAATACCCGGAGACTGAAAGCGCAAAGCTATGTGAAGGAAGCATCTCTTCCATCGGTGACGGACATCTCAAATCTGGACAAAATTTCCAACAAAATGAGCTAACAACAGATGGCCTGAAAGAGAAGGAAGATAGTTGTATTCAAGATGACAATAAGGTCAACTTTTTTCACGCGAACGAGCATGTTGTGGTCACAAACAAGGACACTGCAGAAAGGTATCATGAGGATGAGCATGATATGTCTATGATAAACCCACACTACCTGGGCGCTGAAAGTGCAAATCTTGGTGAAGGGGGCATCTCCTCATTCAGTGATGGACATATCAAATCTGGAGAAAGTTTTGAACAACACAAACTGACTTCTGATGTCACTGAAGAAAAGAAGGATACGGAAGATGACAATATGAATATCGGTGTTCAAGCTGACAAACCAGTAGATGTTGCTGGGTTTTCGAGATTGCCAAATGAGAGGATTCATTGCAAATCACCTAGCTTCGTTAAGAAAAAAGAAGAGATATCATGCAGATACAGAGCCAGTCTACTTCGTCAAGGACTTTCTCTTGATTCTGAAGACTTCAAGTCAATCCAAAACTTCATCGAGTCGCAAATGGATGGAACCTCAAGTTCTCTCTCAAGTGGATCACCTAGTCAAGGAGATTTGGTGCTGAAAACATCAAATAAGTTCAAGACTGTTGATCAACTTGAGCGCCTCAAGAAGATGGATGGTCTAAGAGATCAGCTAAACAGGCTTTCTATCCAGAAGAGCTTGGAGAAAAGGTATCAGAATAAAGACCTGGAATACCAGCCACAGCAACTCCGTAACTATGATGCCGAGCAACAGTTTCGAAGCATTGATGCTGATTCCAACCCAAGTTCTTGTACCCTAGACTCCTATTATGGTCATCGAAAGCCACCAATGTACCCCCCACCAAATCCTTACTCACCAGCCCATTCATATGCGCATAGTCATTATGGACATGCGCAAGCACACATCCCACACAACTTTGATGCTTGGGAGTTCAATTCATATTACCAATCCTCACAAGCTGGTAGCTCAATCCTTGACCACGATTCACTAAAATCAAGCTTCAAGGAACAGAAGCGAGTGGTGAGAAAGCATATATTGCGGCCTCTGTCAGGTGCTTCACCATATACAGTCTGCAACAGCTGTTTCTATTTGGTCCAAATGCCATCTGATGTCTACATCTCAAAAGGGAAGATCGGGAAAATGCAGTGTGGTAAGTGTTCCAGGGTTATTGTATTATCAGTTCCTGCTGTAGATCACGCCGATGCAAATATCAGCAAGGAAGCAACCCAAAAATCAAGCAAGGTCGACGGCAGAATAGTTGCTAGAACTGAGAGCGCTTCTTACAATGTCGGTATAAGTGAAGATTATGGGGCATCCTTCACAAGAAGCTTGTCTACTCGAGCTGGACGAGCCCTTGCTGTCACAGAAAGTAGCAAGAAGGTTTCAGACTCGGCACTTCATCTGCTCATGGGGTATGATTCAGCAAGCCAGTTGCTACGTCACAGCAGGGCGTTTGAGCGTCACAGCAGGGCGTTTGATGATGGATATGAGAGCTTTGAGTCAATGGTGCCGGTGTCCAACAGAGTGTCCAGAAGGAAGAACATGTGA